From a region of the Zingiber officinale cultivar Zhangliang chromosome 4B, Zo_v1.1, whole genome shotgun sequence genome:
- the LOC121976693 gene encoding uncharacterized protein LOC121976693 isoform X1, with protein sequence MDCNREEALKAKEIAEKKFNAHDIKGAKKSALKAQTLLPSLEGINQMISTLDVYLAAEKKINGAKDWYAILSATASMDKGTLKKHYKNLSLQLHPDKNKSIGAEGAFKLISEAWSVLSDKSAKMAFDQLTNDNGFVKKASQPRGDSAVHNTANGFYSFSNTTTSSKRVRKSKTAAPSAVPQAHSVNLNTFWTSCSQCRMQYEYLRIYLNHNLLCPNCHQAFMALEIGIPGNAADSSIPWPTKQHRQNSNHNYTGKNGYPSESSTSMFHRTGTLEFQHGANLESGNHQNFQWSAFTGSTGATSTTDSSLQTVYVNHKKFEKMRRKYEKAEAAARREQPVQTEVHVNSSADGSGNYTTGQEQPAFKVGRPKKKRNKTDEGIKYHGRGVTENISTCIVQGDGSVAVDLPRSRMVSRHNSLKEVSQTNMREILINKAKMTICSKLKEWKLSKIKKLKGKKQLEHKSGRERAIVDGDKCGQTLPYGSSIKESTSDHDVNLGEKVPRPVSIDVPDPDFYDFDKDRLERIFEGDQVWATYDSEDGMPRLYAMVQKVLSRRPFSIRMSFLTSKSNHELGPINWVASGYAKTCGDFRVGRYRISDTVNIFSHRVRWEKGPRGIIRILPCKGDIWALYSNWSPDWNELTPDDVIYKYEMAEVLADYQEESGVTVMPLVKVAGFKAVFHRHMDPTKVKRIAREEMFCFSHRVPSYLLTGEEAHNALKGCLELDPAATPVELLQVITEVVEDVSMQLNDQQSGK encoded by the coding sequence ATGGATTGTAACAGGGAGGAGGCCCTTAAGGCAAAGGAAATTGCAGAAAAGAAATTCAATGCCCATGATATCAAGGGTGCAAAGAAGTCAGCTTTGAAGGCTCAAACTCTCCTTCCGTCACTCGAAGGCATAAACCAAATGATTTCCACTCTGGACGTTTATCTTGCAGCTGAAAAGAAGATTAATGGGGCGAAGGACTGGTATGCAATTCTATCTGCGACTGCCTCAATGGACAAAGGGACACTGAAGAAACATTACAAGAATTTATCACTACAGCTCCACCCTGACAAAAACAAGTCCATAGGGGCCGAAGGTGCTTTCAAACTCATCTCAGAGGCTTGGAGTGTGCTGTCGGACAAGAGTGCGAAAATGGCGTTTGATCAATTGACAAACGACAATGGTTTTGTTAAGAAAGCTTCTCAACCGCGTGGTGATAGTGCTGTTCATAATACTGCAAATGGTTTTTACTCATTTTCCAACACCACAACATCTAGCAAAAGGGTTCGCAAGAGCAAAACTGCTGCTCCATCTGCTGTCCCTCAAGCTCATTCTGTTAATCTGAACACATTTTGGACATCGTGCAGTCAGTGCAGGATGCAGTATGAATACCTTAGGATATACCTTAATCACAATCTTCTCTGTCCAAATTGTCACCAAGCCTTCATGGCCCTTGAGATAGGAATTCCTGGTAATGCAGCTGATTCTTCTATTCCTTGGCCAACCAAGCAGCACCGGCAAAATTCAAACCATAACTACACTGGTAAGAATGGATATCCTTCCGAGTCCAGTACGTCAATGTTTCACAGAACAGGAACTTTGGAATTCCAGCATGGTGCAAATTTGGAGTCTGGtaatcatcaaaattttcaatgGAGCGCTTTTACAGGATCAACTGGGGCTACCAGTACAACAGATTCTTCACTTCAAACTGTTTATGTAAACCACAAGAAGTttgaaaaaatgaggagaaaaTATGAGAAGGCAGAAGCAGCCGCTCGAAGGGAACAGCCTGTTCAGACAGAAGTTCATGTCAACAGCTCAGCTGATGGTTCTGGAAATTATACTACTGGTCAAGAGCAGCCTGCTTTTAAGGTTGGCAGACCAAAAAAGAAGAGAAACAAGACTGACGAAGGTATCAAGTATCATGGAAGAGGTGTGACTGAAAATATATCCACTTGCATCGTCCAAGGGGATGGTAGTGTTGCAGTTGACCTTCCTAGATCTAGGATGGTTTCCAGACATAACTCTTTGAAGGAAGTCTCACAAACTAATATGCGGGAGATATTGATCAACAAAGCTAAGATGACTATTTGTAGCAAGCTAAAAGAATGGAAGTTATCTAAAATAAAGAAGTTGAAAGGAAAAAAACAACTAGAGCATAAAAGTGGTCGAGAAAGAGCCATAGTGGATGGAGATAAATGTGGGCAAACACTTCCTTATGGTTCCAGCATAAAGGAATCGACTAGTGACCATGATGTGAATTTAGGTGAGAAAGTCCCTCGACCTGTATCAATTGACGTACCTGATCCGGATTTCTATGATTTCGACAAGGATCGCTTGGAAAGGATTTTTGAAGGAGACCAGGTATGGGCTACATATGACTCCGAAGATGGTATGCCTCGATTGTATGCAATGGTTCAGAAAGTTTTGTCTCGTAGACCTTTCAGTATTCGCATGAGTTTCCTCACTTCTAAGTCCAACCATGAACTAGGACCGATTAACTGGGTAGCCTCTGGATATGCAAAGACATGCGGGGATTTCAGGGTTGGCCGATATCGTATCAGTGACACAGTCAATATATTCTCACATAGAGTTAGATGGGAGAAGGGCCCGAGAGGAATAATTAGAATTCTTCCATGTAAAGGCGATATCTGGGCCTTATACAGCAATTGGTCTCCAGATTGGAATGAGCTTACACCTGATGATGTGATATACAAATATGAAATGGCTGAAGTACTTGCTGATTATCAAGAAGAATCTGGTGTTACTGTCATGCCTTTGGTGAAAGTTGCTGGTTTCAAAGCAGTGTTCCATAGGCACATGGACCCAACGAAGGTTAAGAGGATCGCAAGAGAAGAAATGTTCTGTTTCTCACATCGGGTTCCTTCTTATCTGCTAACAGGCGAAGAAGCTCATAATGCTTTGAAGGGCTGCCTTGAATTGGACCCTGCAGCAACACCTGTTGAACTTCTTCAGGTTATTACTGAAGTAGTGGAAGATGTGAGTATGCAATTGAATGACCAACAGTCAGGTAAGTGA